The Glycine soja cultivar W05 chromosome 6, ASM419377v2, whole genome shotgun sequence genome has a window encoding:
- the LOC114416220 gene encoding calcium-binding protein CML38-like, with translation MHYNMGKQVGFEDVLRYFDEDGDGKVSPSELKHGLGMMGGELPMKEAEMAIAALDSDGDGLLSLEDFIALMEAGGEEQKLNDLKVAFEMYDTERCGFITPKSLKKMLKKMGESKSIDECKSMIKQFDLNGDGVLSFEEFRIMMQ, from the coding sequence ATGCACTATAACATGGGGAAGCAAGTTGGCTTTGAGGATGTTCTAAGATACTTTGACGAAGATGGTGATGGAAAGGTTTCGCCTTCAGAGCTGAAGCACGGGCTCGGAATGATGGGTGGTGagcttccaatgaaggaagctGAGATGGCAATTGCGGCATTGGATTCTGATGGAGATGGGTTGCTGAGTTTGGAGGATTTCATTGCTCTCATGGAAGCTGGGGGAGAGGAGCAGAAGTTGAATGACTTGAAGGTAGCTTTTGAGATGTATGACACTGAAAGGTGTGGGTTTATAACCCCTAAGAGCTTGAAAAAGATGCTTAAGAAGATGGGTGAGTCCAAATCCATTGATGAGTGCAAATCTATGATCAAACAGTTTGATTTGAATGGGGATGGTGTCCTAAGCTTTGAAGAATTCAGAATTATGATGCAGTGA